Part of the Leptolyngbya sp. BL0902 genome, TGAAGGGTGTCTTGTCCCGCCCTTTGAGGGGGCCATTGTGGGGCCACCCGCCATTGCCACTTATCTCGCCCAGGAAGCGGCTGGTATGCAGGCCATTCCCAAGGAAAGTCGCACCCAAGCGACGGAGCACGGTCGCCAAGTGACGGTAAAGGGTCGGGTGAAGACGCCCCTCTTTTCCGTGAATGTGCAATGGGTTTTCGATATTACCGACACCGATCAGGTTAAGCGGGCCGAAATTAAGCTGCTGGCCTCTCTGCAAGAGTTGCTGTCGTTTAACCGGGGCTAGGCCGCTTTGGCCGCAACGGGTTGGCCCCAGGCAGCGGTGAGCACCGATTGCCCCAGGCGAAGGTGTTGGGGCGCACACTGCCAATCGGGATGGGCCGTCATCAGCAGCGATTCGAGGGACTCGCGATCAAACAGGTGCCACACGGGGGCCGCAGAGTGGTCAGCAAGGGCATAGGCGTTTTCGGCAACGCAAATAATCGTCACCTGCTCGCCTAGTTCGGCGGGGAGGGTTAGTTCTTGGCCAATGTCTAGCCCTCGAAAGCCGCGAATGGCCTGCCGGAAGCTGTCAAAATCTGGGGCGCTGAGACCGGGAAGCCGCCGCACCAGGGCTTCTTCACCATTTACCATCACCCAATAGCGCCGCAGGGGGTCAATGCCCTGCAACCAGACAGACTCGTCATCGAGGCGATACCGGGGCGCTAGGGAGAGTTGGGAGAACATCGCTTTCTCAAGGAAAATACCTATCCTTAGCTTGGTCTAGGTGCCCAAGCTTTCTCAACGTAGCGCAACAAAAGTATAGAAAATCTGAACACACTGTTAACATTTCGTTATAGATAAGTGTTGCGGTGGGGCTAGCGATGACCGTCGGGATTTGGGTGCTGGGCAATCAACTCTGGGCAGAGCAGGCGGCACTGGCCAGTGTGGCAGGGCGGGATGTGCCTGTGCTGCTGGTGGAATCGACCCAATTTGCCCAGGATCGGCCCTATCACCCGCAAAAACTGATCCTAGTGTGGTCGGCCATGCGGCATTTTGCCGAAACCCTCAAGACCGAGGGGTGGCCCGTTACCTATGCCATCACTGACGACCGGGAAGCGGCCTTACACCAGTGGATTCAGCAGCACCACATCCACGAACTGCGGGTGATGGATCCGGTGGATCATCCCTTTTTGGCTTGGCTGCAAGGGCTGGATTTGCCCTGTGCGTTGACGATTGTGGAAAACAATCATTTTCTGTGGAATACTGCGGAGTTTGAAACCTGGGCCAGGGGCCGCAAGGGGCTGCTGCTGGAAAGCTTTTATCGAGAAGGGCGGCGGCGATGGGGGGTGCTGATGGCCGGAAATCAGCCGGAGGGGGGCCAGTGGAACTTTGATAAGGACAACCGCCAACCGCCCAAGGGCAGGCTCAAACCGCCCCAGCCCCGATGGTTTGAGCCGGATGGCATCACCCAGACTGTGATCGAAAAGGTCGAAAACCTAGACATCCCCACCTTTGGCCAAGCGACCCCCTTTCGCTGGGGCGTCACCCGCGACCAGGCACTCCAGGTGCTCGAAACCTTTGTGGCCGAACGCCTGGAGACCTTTGGCCCCTACCAAGATGCCATGGTGACGGGGGAGGAAACGATGTGGCACGCCCTACTGTCGCCCTACCTCAACCTGGGGCTGTTGCAGCCCATGGAGGTGATTCAGCGCGTTGAGGATGCCTATCGCAGCGGCGAGTTTCCCCTCAGCAGCGTGGAAGGATTCCTTCGCCAAGTGCTGGGCTGGCGGGAATATATGCGCGGGCTGTATCACTACTTTGGGGCCGACTATGCCCAGAGTAACGGGTTCGGCCACCATCACCCCCTGCCCGATTTCTTTTGGACGGGGGACACCCCCATGAACTGCCTGCACCAGGTCATCGACCAAACCCAGCGCACCGGATACGCCCACCACATCCAGCGGTTGATGATTCTCAGCAACTTCGCCCTAATTGCCGGACTGAACCCCCAGGAAGTGGAGTCCTGGTTCCATGCGGCGTTTATCGACGCCTACGACTGGGTCATGCAAACCAATGTGCTGGGCATGGGCCTATTTGCCGATGGCGGACGACTGGCCTCCAAACCCTATGCGGCCTCCGCCAACTACGTCAACCGCATGGGCGACTACTGCAAAGGCTGCCGCTACAACCCCAAAGAACGCACCGGGGAAAACGCCTGTCCGTTCAACTTCTTTTATTGGGATTTTCTCCATCGCCATCGCGGCACCCTACAAGCCCAGGGCCGCATGAGCTTTATTCTCAAAAACCTCGATAAAATGGGGGCGGAGGAATTAGCCGCGATTCAACACCAGGCTGAGGCTTGGTACCAGGCTGTCGAGGGGTGAATCGACCAAAACCGAGGATCTGTAGGATGGGCACTCAGCATGCTATCAAGGGCATCGGCCTGATCGTGGTGTATGCCTCCCTGAGCTGGCTCGCCTGGGGGTGCAACCCAGCGGATCAACCCCCTCGCGACAGTCATCAAGGCTTCGAGCAAAATGGTCAGCTAGCTCTCTACCAGAGCGAGGCCTTGGGCGTTAGCTTTCCCCTGCCAGAGAGCACCTACGTTCAGGCCCAGGGCCAACGGCTCACCCTCTGGACAAAGGCCGACTATCAGCGCCGGGAGGAATTTATCGAAGCAACACCGCTCTCGATAGTGGCGGAGGAAAATCCAGACCGTCTCACGGTTCAAGCCTGGGTCGCGGCCCAAGGCTATCAACTCCTAGGAGACCTTGAAGACCAAGCTGTTGGGGGGTATCCAGGGCTGCGATTTACCTGGCTAGGGATGTGGCCATACACCTCCGTCGTCGTGGCCCACCCAAACCGAGGAACCATCATTACCATCACCTGGGACAACGACAGTTTGGACTATCAAGATTGGTTTGAAGCCATCATTGCAGGGTTAGCGTTGAGGTAATGGCCCCTATGGATCTAGCCCGCCTTGGATAGCCAAGGGCGCTAGGGCAGGGTGAGGTCAATCCCGTCGGGGAGTTGTGCCTCTGTAAGATCAGCTTGGGTGAAGACAGCCCCCGTGAGGTCGGCCCCCCGCAGGTTAGCCCCTTGCAGGTTGGCCCCCGTAAAGTCGGTGTAGCTGAGGTCGGCCCCTTGCAGGTTGGCTTGGCGGAGGTCGGTTTTGGGGGCATCGGGCCGGAAGCCTTGGCCTAGGCGGGCGCGGCAGAGCTTGGCCCCTTGCAGGTTGGCCCCTGTCAGGCAGGCTCCGCTGAGGTGGGCATAGCTGAGGTTGGCCTCACTCAGGTTGGCCCCGTTCAGGTTGGTGGCTTGGTCAGAACTGGGGCGCAGATCAGCTTCGATCAGCAGGGCGCGGGAGAGATCGACTCCCTGAAAATTCACGCCGCAGAGGATGGCCTTGACTAGGTTGGCCCCCGCCAGGTTGGCCTGGGTGAATACCGCCCCGCTGAGGTCGGCGTCCCGCAGTTGGGCCTGGGGACATTGGGCCTGGGTAAAGTCGGCCCCCCACAGCAGGGCTTCACTGAAATCTGCCTGGGCAAAGGTGCTACGAGCACAATGGGCACGGCCCAACCGAGCCTGCCGGAAATCGCAGCGGCTAAAGTTGGCCTCGCAGAGGATGGCCTGAATCAGGTCAACCTCCAGCAGATTCAGCCCTGCAAAGGTGCGTTCCCCAGCCCGATACTGAGCTAAAAGCTCCCCAGCGTCCATGGTTCCCTGTGGCAAAAATACTTCAGCAGTGTACTGTATCCGCACCCTCAAGATATCAATGGTATGAATTAATCTCCTAACCACCATGGCCCCACCTCCGAAGAAGCAGGGCCATGGTATCAAGGGTAGGGGGTTCTGTATAGAAAGCTGGAAGTCTGAGGCTATAGAAGGTTCTGTCTAGGGGGTTCTACATAACGGCCCGGTGGCTTGAATTCAGAATAGGGGATGTTCCGTGAAGACGTGATAAGGCGTGGGTAAAGGTTTCCCCAAGAATGGTGGAATTCACCCAGGGGGCTGAGCCTAGCGTCTGCCACCCGCTGGAGTATCGTTACCCGCACCCCGTCATCTGCCCCTAGCGCACCAGCACCCCAGCCGTTTGTTGAATGGGCACCACGTTCAACACATCCATCTGGGCGCAGTATTTCAAATCGGCCTCGTTGTTCAACCGCAGTAACCGCTGACCATGGCTAGCGTGGTGCATCAGCTCTAGCAGTCGATCCTGCCAGTGCTGGTAGAGGCTGACCGCACCAATCACAGCATCATTACCCGCGATGTCTTTGAAGCTGTGCCCAGTGGCGTCTAGGATGCCCTGAATGATCGCCCCAGCACAGACCGTATCCTCTAGGGAATAGGTGCCTTCCCAGCCAGAACCCACTAGCCACACGGTTTCGGGCCTACGCTCCAGCAAAAAGTCCACCACGGCCTTGCGGGTAGTCAGGGCGGCAGTAATCACCGTAGGCGCGTGCTCAATGCGCTTCAGACAGCGAGTGCCATTGGTGGTAGACATAAACAGCCGTTTGCCTCCGGTCTTTTCTGCCGAGTGATCCAACGGAGAGTTACCTAGGTCACAGCCTTCCACCATGCCGCCGCCTCGCTCTCCCGCCCGCAGGCGTTGATCCCTGGGCCACTGCTCGCTCACGGTTAGAAGATCGTCAATGTTGCTAAACACCTGAATAGCTTCAGCGCCAGCCTCCAGGGCCGCCGCCATGGTGGAAGTAGCCCGCAACACGTCAATGGCAATGGCACAATCGGGCGTGGCACCCTGGGGCACTTCTTCGGGAATGTGATAGAGAAATAGCTTCACGGCAGGGAGATCTCAACTCAGTAGTTACAGCAAAACCGTCGGGATAGAGGGGATCGGGCTAGGAAATGAGAGGACTGGGATACACGAATTCAGCCATGGAGTTGTCATTCATGGTGGGCAAGCAGTATCTCAGTTTATGACGTTTCGCCCTGTGCAACAGCACAGAATTAGCATAGAAAAGCTGAGGGGCAAGCCCAAGATAAAGGACTAAAACCTAGAAAAAAGGAGCCCCACCGGGGCTCCTACCTTGTGATTCTGTCCGCAGACAAACTGACTAGGCGCTATCGACCTAGGATAACCACTCCAGCGTGGCCTCTTCCTTGGTGTTGGTACGGCGGTCGAGGGTAGTCCGGTCGAAGGTCATGTGGATGGTGCGGGTTTGCTCACCATCGGCGGCCACGGCCATGATCGGAAAGTCGAGGTTGCCGTCCTGGAAGGACATCTGGAACCGGAAAGTGCCGTCGGGGTTGAGCTTGATCGGCTTGCCGCCAATGGTGACGGTGGCGTCGGGTTCGGTGGCCCCGTAGACGATCAGCTCGGCGTCGGCAATGAGCCAGAACTTGCGGGGGCGAATGGGGGGCGCAGAGGCCGAGAAGCCCAGGCCAAAGCCCGACATGGTGAGCCCCGACATGGTGAGGGGATAGCCCGACATCGTGGGCACCGACCCCATCGGCACCGCCGCCGTGGCCCACAGGCCCGCCCCAGAGGGGAAGACGTAGGAACTCACGGCTTGTTCGGCCATCAGGGAACCGGGCACATGCTGGATGGAACCCGCCACATGGACGGCACCGCCCACCTGCTGAATAGATCCGGCGACGTGCTGCACCGAACCCGCCACGTGCTGAATGGAACCGGGCACCTGCTGAATCGAACCCGCCACATGCTGACCGGAACCAGGAACGTGCTGCATGGAACCATACAGAGAACCTGCGACTCGCTGGGCTTCGGCATCCTGGGCCATGGCATACATACGGTCGTAAACGCCCTGGGCAGCGGCTCCGGTACGGCTGGGGTGGCGCAGGGCCATCAGGGTCTTGCCGCGCAGATCGGCCTGCCAATCCACGGTCATAAAGTGGTCTTCAATCCAATCCGACGGATAGACCGGGGGAATGTGGACGGGCAGGGAACGGGCCAGCACCAGCCAGCGGCCATCGTTGCAGATATAGCCAATTTCCGCCACATAGTCGCGGTCGCTAACGGGGATGGGCAGGTACCAATCCCGCGCCATTTCGTCGCATTCGTACTGTTGCAAGCTGTGGGGGGCTTGGTAGTTGAGGTCAATGTCGGTGACATCGTAGAACCGCAGGGCCAACCGCACCCCGCCCTGGCGGCGCAGGTCGTCCTTATGCTCGGCAGGGATATCCCAATAGGCGTAGGCCCACTGGGGATCGCGGGGCATCAACACAATGCGGCTCTCGCCATAGCCGCTGGGCAAGTCGGGCAGCCCCTCATCTACCGAAGTGAGCGCCTCCAAAGGGGGCAGATCAGGGGCCATGTACTTTGACGCTTCAACCTGGGTTTGGGCCGCAGCGGCGGACGTGACCACGCTAGGGGCCGGAATTTGCCCCCGCTGGGCATCAATGCTCCGAATCGCGTCGATTAGCTCGGTTTTACGCATCCGGCTATAGCGAGACACCTCATATTCGCTGGCAACCTTGCGGAGTTGCCGCAGGGTCATGTCTTCTAAGGGAGGGCGTTGCTGGGACATAGGCCAATTTTCTCCTTAGGAAAATTATTAAAACAGAGGTCTCTGCCAATCTTGAAATCCACCCCCCTAGGAGGTGTGGCCTAGGGCAGAGCCTCCAGTCAAGGACGATGGGGATCAAGACTTGCCCGTCACTATGACAAAAAAGAAATCGGGGATCAAGCCTGTAGTAAGGCTTTTTGGGCTTTTCTAGCGACGGAATCAGGGTTTGGGGATCAACTTTGTCAAAATCTCCTGACATATTGATCCCCATAAGCACAATTACGTCATGAATTTCTGATGTTTTGATCTCCGCTGGCATCAAAACCAAGGCCGCAGGGGCACCACTTCCCCGTGCTGGCCGAACCCATCCCCACAGGTTGGAACGAGGGTATATGCTGATTGAGGTTTGTTGCGGTGGTCTATGCAGCCAGAATCCCCAGAGATAATGGATCCAATTTTCCCGGAGGAGGTAGCGTCGGAGGCGACCTCTCCAGGGGCAGGGCGAGGGGTGATTAGTCGCCTATTGCCGCCCGCCATTCGCCTGTGGCTGCACACCCAACTGGATCACATCGAAGGGCTAGAGTTTCGCCTAGAGGGCAAGGATCGGCAAATTCTGTCGGGCCACATTCCCCAGGTCAGTTTGTCGGCCCAGCAGGCGGTGTATCGGGGGCTGCACGTCAGCCAAGCGGCAGTGGCGGCCAAAGAGATTCGCGTCAACCTGGGCCAAGTGGTGCGGGGCAAACCCCTGCGGCTGCTGCAAGCTTTCCCGGTAGAAGGACGGGTCTACCTCAGCACCGAAGACGTGCGGGCCTCCCTCCATGCGCCGTTGCTAGAGCAGGGCTTGCAGGACGTGTTTCAACGGTGGGCGCAGACCTCCCCAGATTCCACCGTCGAGGACGATGTGCTGGAACACTTGACCACCCTGCCTCCCGCCACCCAACTCACCGACATCGCCCTGGGCCAGGGCACCCTCACCCTCACCTGGGCGCTGGAGGCCGACAAGCAACTCCGGCTGTGTACTCACCTCACTATGAAGGAGGGGCGCTATTTGTCCCTAGGGCAAACCGAGGTGCAGGTGGGTCAATCGGGCGTTTGGTCGGCCCCAACCTCCCTGGAAGATGTGGTGATGGATTTGGGCGCTGAGGCCCAGATTCACCATCTCGCCGTCACGCCCCAAGCCATTACCATGGAAGGTCTGGTGCGGGTGATTCCCTAGCGGGCACACTGGCCGAACACCCTTGACAGGACGAGACGGTTCTGCCCCGACGGTGCTGGGGGAAACGAGCGACACACCACGCAAATTTGGCCTGGAAGTCTCCTATTTAGGCAGCTTCTGGCGGATTTTGGTGATTACCTTTTTGAGGTAAAGACAGCGGAGGCGGGAGGGGGTAAGCCCAGGGATATCGCTGGGATGGTTGGCTCGGTGGTCGAAAAATTGGTTGAGTTCCGCCAGAATGACCCGAAGCCGGGGAATCAAGGCTTCCTCGCGGTAAGGCTGCAAATCCTCAGGAGCCATGAGTTTGGGCGTTGGGGTGGTGAGGGCGGCGAGGATGCGTTCGACATCGTAGGCCGTGGAGTAGACGCCAATTTTCTGGCAGTTGAAGCCCGGATCGAGGTAGTCGGCCAGGGCACCGTTGACGCTGGAAAACACCTGACAACCGCAGGCCATCGCTTCCATGGGCGGCAGGCCAAAGCCTTCGCTCACCCGACTGATCGCCCAGTATTCGGCGGAATCGTATAAATACACCCTGCTGCGGTTGAAGAGTTCGCCGAGGTCGTCCACAAAGCTATCCAGACAAACTACGTTGCAGTGGGGTTTGAGGGCGGGAACCAGGATGTTCAGCAGGTAGCTGGAGGACTTGCGAACCTGCACCAGCACGTCAATGTCGCGGGGGATCTGGCGGTTGGTGAAGGATTCATCAATGTGGTTGGGCAGGTAGAACAGGGGGGCATTGGCGCTGCGCTGGCCCCAATAGCCTAGGGAGTTGCGGCTAACGGTGATAATCGGCACATCCCCCGGCAGCGAGAAGCCGTAGCCGCTGCTGTGGGCGTGGTAGACCAGGTTGTGCCCCCGCAAACGCTTGGCCAACTTGGGCACATGGAAGCCCCAGCTCATCACCAAAATGTGGTTATCGAGGTCGGGCCGTTGCAGCAGGTCATCCAAAAATAGGGTGTCTGGCTCCCGCTGCTCGTAGGTCACAACCTCAGCCGTGCAGAGCTTTTGGGCCAGTTTGAGGGTTTTGAGTTCGGCAAACAGCCCGCCACAGGCGTAGCGCTTACTGGTGCCCGGTAGAAGAAAGTAGAGATGTCGCATGGGGGCATTTTAAACGGCTTGGGCGCGGCTAAATTCTCCCGTTTCTCGCAGGGCATCTAAAAAGGCGTAGAGGGCAGGAGTATGGAGGGCATCTTTGAGGATGGTGGCTCCAATGGGCCGACAAATGGGGAAGGGGAGGGAGAAAATCCGCACATCGGGGGGCACAGGTTCGGCGGCAAGGCGGGGCAAAATGGCTAGCCCCAATCCCTGCTGCACCATCGCCACCATGGAAGAATCGTGGCGAATGCAGTAGGCGAGGGTGAGGAGGTCATCCTGGGCACTCAGTTCTCGGCGAATGCGCAACCCACAACTGCTGTGGGAGGAGCCAATGAGCGGGATAGATCGCAGGTCTTCGAGGCTCAGCCGTCCGGTCTGGGGCTGGAAATCGGGGGGCAGCAGGGCCACGTAGGGATCGTCAAAAATGTGCAGGCTCTCAAATTCTTCACCCTCAATAGTTTCGGCGACGCACACATCGGCCTCCCCTTTGCGGAGGGCTTCCTTGAGTTCGTGCAGTTCATCCATTTCGATCAGGCTGATGGCAATGGCCGGATAGCGGCGGTGCAGGCGGGCCATGGCCCCCGGCAGCACATGGGTGGTACAACTGCGAAAGCTGGCAATACGCAACTGCCCCCCTTGCAGCCCCTTCGCTTGGTTGGCTTCGCTGGCGATGGTGTCTAGCAGCCCCAAAACCTCCCTAGCATGGTGGGTGATGCGTTCACCCACGGGGGTTAACCGGGCTCCATGACGGCCCCGTTGCAGCAGCAGCACCCCCAGTTCTTCCTCCAGGGTGGCAATGGCGTGGCTAATGGTGGACTGGGACAAATTGAGTTCTAGCGCGGCCTCGCTAAAGTTGCCGCAGTCGGCAATGGCCACCAGCGCCCGCAATTGAGACAGCTTAAGTTTGCCAGGGTTCATGGCATCCCCCAGAAGATGGGTGTTGAACAGGAAATACGGGAAATAGGCGTTATACCAATGCTCCTAGGCTAGCCGATGGCGCTGACGGCAACGTATCGATTTTTTGCATAGAACCTATCTATCCCATGCGTTGGCGGTTTTTGGCAGGGCCAGTACATTAAACGTATCCGCCGTTACCGATACCCAATTCCCTAGCCGCCGCGCAACGGCGGTCATCGGGTGGTCTTTGACTTCAGGTTTCTTCCTCGCCGAATCCTTGCCTTGGCTCCCTCTTGGGGGGAGTTCCGTCGGTGTTGCCTCCCTGGGGGCAGGATTTGCCAACCGAAGCATGGCCCTGAATCTCCCACAGCGCACGTTATTTTCCCGGAGGAACGATGATGAACAGCACCCAATACTCTAACTACGACCTCGAGCAGCAACGGCAACAGCTTGAAGCCCTGGTTCGGCCCCGGCCCTCCGCTCTCCTGCGCCAAACGCTACTCCGGTTAGGCCATGCCTGCCTGGGTTGGATGCTGCCTAACAACAGTCCTCGCATCCAACAGCGGTGGCAAAACGACTGTACCTACTGGACAGTCTACGATCCTGTGACCAACCGAACCCAGCGGTTCTACTCCGAAAACGACCTGCGAGTTTGGCTTGAAGGACGCTACTACGAGTGAGTGGTGCGACGGCTGGGGCCGGGGGTCTGCTACCATCCACCCGAAAGCGTGCAAGGTCTTCGGCTGAATGTCTTCGGCTAAATCGCGTTGCCCTTGCACGTCCCTTCGTTCCCCATCCCTAACATCGGACTCATGCCGAAGCCCAAGAGTTTTGGTAGGATAGTCGCAGACCTTCGGGGAATTAGCTCAGTTGGTAGAGCGCTGCGATCGCACCGCAGAGGTCAGGAGTTCGAGTCTCCTATTCTCCATGCTCTTGAACCCATGTCGCTCAAGGGCGGCATTGATCCACGGTGCAGGGACAAAACTTGAGGTAAGGGGCTGAAGGCTGGTTCCGTCTAGGGTTGACAGAATCAGGTTTGGATTGGCTCACTGCTATCGTTTGATGCGGGGTAGCCTGTCCCCGGTTCTGGGCGATGCTGAACCAGCCGGAGAACAGCCACAGCAACGAGCGCATCATGAGTATCAGCGAGTTGCAGCTTGGGCCAGCAGGACGGTAATCCGTTGGCAGAGGTGCTTCAGGTGAACGGGTTTGCGGAGATATTGGTTAGCCCCGGCAATGAGGCAGCGTTCTTCGTCGATGGGCATGGCGAGGGCGGTGAGGGCGATAATGGGCACTGCGGTTAGGGTTGGGTGTTGGCGGATTTGGCGGATGGCATCTAAGCCGTCGAGGTCAGGCATTTGGATGTCCATCAAAACCACATCTGGCTGGGCGGTGATGGCTAGGTTGACGGCTTCTAAGCCATTGCGCGCCACGATTAGTCGGTAGCCCCTAGCCTCCAGGTAGGAGGTGATGGTGCTGATGTTAGCTTCGTTATCTTCGGCAAGCAAGACCAGGGGGGCGGTGGTGGGTGCCGTTGGGGCCGGGGCGGCGATGGCGGCGACGGTATTCTGGCCTAGGGAGGCTGTGCCGGAAAGGGCGATGATGGGAAGCTGCACGGTAAAGCAACTGCCCTGACCCACATCACTGGTGAGCGTTACCT contains:
- a CDS encoding nuclear transport factor 2 family protein; amino-acid sequence: MVQTLSQAALTLDPLIAQYFEHFNQGNYAAVATLFSDEGCLVPPFEGAIVGPPAIATYLAQEAAGMQAIPKESRTQATEHGRQVTVKGRVKTPLFSVNVQWVFDITDTDQVKRAEIKLLASLQELLSFNRG
- a CDS encoding cryptochrome/photolyase family protein; this encodes MTVGIWVLGNQLWAEQAALASVAGRDVPVLLVESTQFAQDRPYHPQKLILVWSAMRHFAETLKTEGWPVTYAITDDREAALHQWIQQHHIHELRVMDPVDHPFLAWLQGLDLPCALTIVENNHFLWNTAEFETWARGRKGLLLESFYREGRRRWGVLMAGNQPEGGQWNFDKDNRQPPKGRLKPPQPRWFEPDGITQTVIEKVENLDIPTFGQATPFRWGVTRDQALQVLETFVAERLETFGPYQDAMVTGEETMWHALLSPYLNLGLLQPMEVIQRVEDAYRSGEFPLSSVEGFLRQVLGWREYMRGLYHYFGADYAQSNGFGHHHPLPDFFWTGDTPMNCLHQVIDQTQRTGYAHHIQRLMILSNFALIAGLNPQEVESWFHAAFIDAYDWVMQTNVLGMGLFADGGRLASKPYAASANYVNRMGDYCKGCRYNPKERTGENACPFNFFYWDFLHRHRGTLQAQGRMSFILKNLDKMGAEELAAIQHQAEAWYQAVEG
- the hetL gene encoding heterocyst differentiation pentapeptide repeat protein HetL — translated: MDAGELLAQYRAGERTFAGLNLLEVDLIQAILCEANFSRCDFRQARLGRAHCARSTFAQADFSEALLWGADFTQAQCPQAQLRDADLSGAVFTQANLAGANLVKAILCGVNFQGVDLSRALLIEADLRPSSDQATNLNGANLSEANLSYAHLSGACLTGANLQGAKLCRARLGQGFRPDAPKTDLRQANLQGADLSYTDFTGANLQGANLRGADLTGAVFTQADLTEAQLPDGIDLTLP
- a CDS encoding 2-phosphosulfolactate phosphatase family protein, yielding MKLFLYHIPEEVPQGATPDCAIAIDVLRATSTMAAALEAGAEAIQVFSNIDDLLTVSEQWPRDQRLRAGERGGGMVEGCDLGNSPLDHSAEKTGGKRLFMSTTNGTRCLKRIEHAPTVITAALTTRKAVVDFLLERRPETVWLVGSGWEGTYSLEDTVCAGAIIQGILDATGHSFKDIAGNDAVIGAVSLYQHWQDRLLELMHHASHGQRLLRLNNEADLKYCAQMDVLNVVPIQQTAGVLVR
- a CDS encoding DUF4912 domain-containing protein, with the translated sequence MSQQRPPLEDMTLRQLRKVASEYEVSRYSRMRKTELIDAIRSIDAQRGQIPAPSVVTSAAAAQTQVEASKYMAPDLPPLEALTSVDEGLPDLPSGYGESRIVLMPRDPQWAYAYWDIPAEHKDDLRRQGGVRLALRFYDVTDIDLNYQAPHSLQQYECDEMARDWYLPIPVSDRDYVAEIGYICNDGRWLVLARSLPVHIPPVYPSDWIEDHFMTVDWQADLRGKTLMALRHPSRTGAAAQGVYDRMYAMAQDAEAQRVAGSLYGSMQHVPGSGQHVAGSIQQVPGSIQHVAGSVQHVAGSIQQVGGAVHVAGSIQHVPGSLMAEQAVSSYVFPSGAGLWATAAVPMGSVPTMSGYPLTMSGLTMSGFGLGFSASAPPIRPRKFWLIADAELIVYGATEPDATVTIGGKPIKLNPDGTFRFQMSFQDGNLDFPIMAVAADGEQTRTIHMTFDRTTLDRRTNTKEEATLEWLS
- a CDS encoding DUF2993 domain-containing protein is translated as MDPIFPEEVASEATSPGAGRGVISRLLPPAIRLWLHTQLDHIEGLEFRLEGKDRQILSGHIPQVSLSAQQAVYRGLHVSQAAVAAKEIRVNLGQVVRGKPLRLLQAFPVEGRVYLSTEDVRASLHAPLLEQGLQDVFQRWAQTSPDSTVEDDVLEHLTTLPPATQLTDIALGQGTLTLTWALEADKQLRLCTHLTMKEGRYLSLGQTEVQVGQSGVWSAPTSLEDVVMDLGAEAQIHHLAVTPQAITMEGLVRVIP
- a CDS encoding glycosyltransferase; the encoded protein is MRHLYFLLPGTSKRYACGGLFAELKTLKLAQKLCTAEVVTYEQREPDTLFLDDLLQRPDLDNHILVMSWGFHVPKLAKRLRGHNLVYHAHSSGYGFSLPGDVPIITVSRNSLGYWGQRSANAPLFYLPNHIDESFTNRQIPRDIDVLVQVRKSSSYLLNILVPALKPHCNVVCLDSFVDDLGELFNRSRVYLYDSAEYWAISRVSEGFGLPPMEAMACGCQVFSSVNGALADYLDPGFNCQKIGVYSTAYDVERILAALTTPTPKLMAPEDLQPYREEALIPRLRVILAELNQFFDHRANHPSDIPGLTPSRLRCLYLKKVITKIRQKLPK
- a CDS encoding LysR family transcriptional regulator, coding for MNPGKLKLSQLRALVAIADCGNFSEAALELNLSQSTISHAIATLEEELGVLLLQRGRHGARLTPVGERITHHAREVLGLLDTIASEANQAKGLQGGQLRIASFRSCTTHVLPGAMARLHRRYPAIAISLIEMDELHELKEALRKGEADVCVAETIEGEEFESLHIFDDPYVALLPPDFQPQTGRLSLEDLRSIPLIGSSHSSCGLRIRRELSAQDDLLTLAYCIRHDSSMVAMVQQGLGLAILPRLAAEPVPPDVRIFSLPFPICRPIGATILKDALHTPALYAFLDALRETGEFSRAQAV